A genomic region of Chryseobacterium sp. KACC 21268 contains the following coding sequences:
- a CDS encoding T9SS type A sorting domain-containing protein — translation MKKSLSTLILLFVGASSFAQQDIFALTGKESANIIFQDFRALDSKKGITENILLSGNDQPRIYSNTLNKEISEDKKSPANALASQIATLAVDGNGKLVYMPMYSPNIYVLDSKTKDITLLENKLSNPTACDAGSQFSRMTMGSDGNIYTLSNSGSQLLKISSKNGKYEVTDLGIVKDDSGNGDNQLSKMQTGFGGDMIADDHNNFYIFSATGNVFKFNVNEMKAKFLGKVKGLPENFSTNGVAVNADGKIILASAKGGVLHSLKLETMQAEPMTSNINMPIYDLGSPYVLRSNKQIVNIDKNDIYPTKISEGFVNVKLTNSQKGNAQVKIYSSAGTLVMDKKINNISNSENRIELGKLVSGVYLVNVESENGKSIISKKVIVR, via the coding sequence ATGAAAAAATCTCTATCCACTTTAATTTTATTGTTTGTCGGAGCAAGTTCTTTTGCGCAACAAGACATTTTTGCACTCACAGGAAAAGAATCCGCGAACATTATTTTCCAGGATTTCCGCGCTTTGGATTCCAAAAAAGGCATTACCGAAAATATTCTTTTATCTGGCAACGACCAACCCAGAATTTATTCCAACACATTAAATAAGGAAATCTCTGAAGATAAAAAATCACCGGCGAACGCGTTGGCCAGTCAGATTGCAACTTTGGCTGTAGATGGAAATGGAAAATTGGTTTATATGCCGATGTATTCTCCCAATATTTACGTTTTGGATTCTAAGACCAAGGACATTACTTTGTTGGAAAATAAACTGTCCAATCCAACAGCTTGCGACGCAGGTTCTCAGTTTTCCCGAATGACGATGGGAAGTGATGGTAATATTTACACACTTTCAAATTCCGGTTCTCAACTTTTGAAAATTTCCAGTAAAAATGGTAAGTATGAAGTTACAGACTTGGGAATTGTGAAGGATGATTCTGGAAACGGAGACAATCAACTGAGCAAGATGCAGACTGGTTTCGGAGGCGATATGATTGCGGACGATCACAACAATTTCTATATTTTTTCGGCTACGGGAAATGTCTTTAAATTTAATGTCAATGAAATGAAGGCCAAATTCCTTGGCAAAGTGAAAGGTCTTCCGGAAAATTTTTCTACAAACGGCGTTGCGGTGAATGCGGATGGGAAAATCATTTTGGCAAGCGCGAAAGGAGGCGTTTTACATTCTTTAAAATTAGAAACTATGCAAGCTGAACCAATGACTTCGAATATCAATATGCCAATCTATGATTTGGGAAGTCCGTATGTTTTGAGGAGCAACAAACAGATTGTTAATATTGATAAGAATGACATCTATCCTACAAAAATTTCCGAAGGTTTTGTGAATGTAAAACTTACCAACTCCCAAAAAGGAAATGCACAAGTGAAGATTTACAGCTCGGCTGGAACTTTGGTGATGGACAAAAAGATCAATAATATCAGCAATTCCGAAAATAGAATTGAACTTGGAAAGCTCGTTTCCGGCGTTTATCTCGTGAATGTCGAATCTGAAAATGGAAAATCTATTATTTCCAAAAAGGTTATTGTGAGGTAA
- the cysS gene encoding cysteine--tRNA ligase, with protein sequence MQLKIYNSLSGEKEVFKPILEGNIGMYVCGPTVYSNVHLGNVRTFLSFDFIYRSLQFLGYKVRYVRNITDAGHLTDDGDINNDRFIKQSRLEKLEPMEIVQKYTVDFHEVLKKFNLLPPTIEPTATGHIIEQLELAKDLIEKGFAYESNGSVYFDVLEYNARGLNYGELSRRNIEELFANTRDLDGQFEKKNPQDFALWKKASPEHIMKWPSPWGEGFPGWHLECTAMSTKYLGDQFDIHGGGMDLKFPHHECEIAQGKACNGVEPVKYWMHANMLTMNGQRMSKATGNFILPEQLVSGNNDFFEKAFHPSVLRFCFLQAHYRSVLDISNDAMLASEKGFNRLMEAVKILNTQVPTEGVETSSFDYKNWKEKVLEALSDDFNSPILISHLFEAVKFISASKLGKESISTNDYKDLKQFLNAIVFDVLGLETIEESNNDKLDQTLQVLIDLRNQARKSKNWELSDQIRDQLLEKGIELKDGRDGTTYVLN encoded by the coding sequence ATGCAACTAAAAATATACAACTCGCTTTCAGGCGAAAAAGAAGTTTTCAAACCCATTTTAGAAGGTAATATCGGGATGTACGTTTGTGGACCCACGGTTTACAGCAATGTGCATCTGGGAAATGTGAGAACTTTTTTGTCATTCGATTTTATTTACCGAAGCCTTCAGTTTCTGGGTTATAAGGTTCGATATGTCAGAAATATCACCGATGCCGGACATTTGACGGACGATGGCGATATCAATAACGATAGATTCATCAAGCAATCCAGACTTGAAAAACTGGAGCCAATGGAAATCGTACAAAAATATACGGTCGATTTTCACGAGGTTTTGAAGAAATTTAACTTGCTTCCGCCAACCATTGAGCCGACTGCAACGGGTCACATCATCGAGCAATTGGAACTTGCGAAAGATCTTATTGAAAAAGGTTTTGCTTACGAAAGTAACGGTTCCGTTTACTTCGATGTTTTGGAGTACAATGCAAGAGGTCTTAATTACGGTGAGCTTTCACGAAGAAATATCGAAGAACTATTCGCCAACACAAGAGATTTGGATGGGCAATTTGAAAAGAAAAATCCACAAGATTTCGCCCTTTGGAAAAAAGCTTCGCCGGAACATATTATGAAATGGCCGTCGCCTTGGGGAGAAGGTTTCCCAGGCTGGCACTTGGAATGTACTGCGATGAGCACGAAATATTTGGGCGACCAATTCGATATTCACGGTGGCGGAATGGATTTGAAATTCCCTCACCACGAATGTGAAATCGCTCAAGGGAAAGCTTGCAACGGCGTAGAACCTGTGAAATATTGGATGCACGCCAATATGCTGACAATGAACGGACAAAGAATGAGTAAAGCGACTGGTAATTTTATTTTGCCAGAACAATTAGTGAGCGGGAACAATGATTTCTTTGAAAAAGCTTTTCATCCAAGTGTCTTGAGATTCTGTTTCTTACAGGCGCACTATAGAAGTGTTTTGGATATTTCCAATGACGCGATGTTGGCGAGCGAAAAAGGCTTCAACAGATTGATGGAAGCCGTAAAAATCCTAAATACACAAGTTCCAACGGAAGGTGTAGAAACTTCTTCTTTTGATTATAAAAATTGGAAAGAGAAAGTTTTGGAAGCTTTGTCAGACGATTTCAACAGTCCGATTTTGATTTCCCATTTGTTCGAGGCGGTGAAGTTTATTTCAGCTTCGAAGCTTGGAAAAGAAAGTATTTCGACCAATGATTATAAAGATTTGAAACAATTTTTAAACGCGATTGTCTTCGATGTTTTAGGATTGGAAACGATTGAAGAATCGAATAACGATAAGCTTGATCAAACTTTGCAGGTTTTGATCGATTTGAGAAATCAAGCCAGAAAATCAAAGAATTGGGAATTATCCGATCAGATCCGTGACCAACTTCTTGAAAAAGGAATTGAGCTGAAAGATGGACGAGACGGAACAACTTACGTTTTGAATTAA
- the folE gene encoding GTP cyclohydrolase I FolE, protein MEHIPDNDDDLFTGKDHTPLRPDAFDLKPEEKIKKIEGLFAEIMETLGLDMTDDSLKDSPKRVAKMYVNEIFGGLLPENKPGISTFKNQYKYRQMLVEKDITVYSFCEHHFLPIIGKAHVAYISSGEVIGLSKINRIVDYYAKRPQVQERLTMQIVDALKEALGTNNVACIIDAKHLCVNCRGIKDTASSTITAELSGIFRTNPITRQEFLHYVGSHAKFD, encoded by the coding sequence ATGGAACACATTCCTGACAATGATGATGATCTGTTTACAGGAAAAGATCACACGCCTCTCAGACCAGACGCTTTTGATCTGAAACCGGAAGAAAAAATTAAGAAGATTGAAGGGCTTTTTGCAGAAATTATGGAAACGCTTGGTCTAGATATGACCGATGATTCCCTCAAAGATTCTCCAAAGCGTGTGGCGAAAATGTACGTGAATGAAATCTTTGGAGGCTTGCTCCCGGAAAATAAACCTGGGATCTCAACTTTCAAAAATCAATATAAGTACCGTCAAATGTTGGTGGAGAAGGATATTACAGTCTATTCTTTCTGCGAGCATCATTTCTTGCCAATTATCGGGAAAGCGCACGTTGCTTATATTTCAAGTGGAGAAGTGATCGGTTTATCTAAAATCAATAGGATCGTAGATTATTACGCCAAACGTCCGCAGGTTCAGGAACGATTGACGATGCAGATCGTTGATGCTTTGAAAGAAGCTTTAGGAACCAATAACGTCGCGTGTATCATCGATGCAAAACACCTTTGCGTGAATTGTCGTGGAATAAAAGATACTGCAAGTTCTACGATCACAGCAGAATTGAGTGGGATTTTCAGAACGAATCCAATTACGAGACAGGAATTTCTGCATTATGTAGGAAGTCACGCGAAATTTGATTAA
- a CDS encoding acyl carrier protein codes for MSDIASRVKAIIADKLDVEETEVTPEASFTNDLGADSLDTVELIMEFEKEFNIQIPDDQAEKITTVGHAIAYIEEVVNK; via the coding sequence ATGTCAGACATTGCATCAAGAGTAAAAGCTATCATCGCTGATAAGCTTGACGTTGAAGAAACAGAAGTGACTCCAGAAGCTAGCTTCACAAACGATTTAGGAGCTGATTCTTTGGATACTGTTGAACTTATCATGGAATTCGAAAAAGAATTCAACATTCAGATTCCAGATGATCAAGCAGAGAAAATTACAACTGTTGGTCACGCTATCGCTTACATCGAGGAAGTTGTAAATAAATAA
- the fabF gene encoding beta-ketoacyl-ACP synthase II: MELKRVVVTGFGAITPIGNNAKEYWESLKIGASGAAQITLFDSTNFKTKFASEVKNFDPLNYFDKKEAKKMDRNSQFGQIAAREAIAHGRLIEDNVDKNRVGVIWGSGIGGLETFEQEVLGFAESKGIPRFNPFFIPKMIADITPGNISIEYGFHGPNYTTVSACASSANALIDAKMLINLGKADVIVCGGSEAAVTASGMGGFNAMHALSTRNDDPKTASRPFDKDRDGFVLGEGAGCIILEEYEHAKKRGATIYAELAGGGMSADAHHMTAPHPEGLGAYLVMKNCLEDAGVTADEVDHINMHGTSTPLGDIAESNAIAKLFGEHAFNIQINSTKSMTGHLLGAAGVIEAIAALHAIIHGIVPPTINHFTDDENIDPRLNFTFNTAVEKVVNIAMSNTFGFGGHNACVLFKKI, encoded by the coding sequence ATGGAATTAAAGAGAGTAGTTGTAACCGGCTTCGGCGCTATTACACCAATCGGAAATAACGCTAAAGAATACTGGGAAAGCCTTAAAATAGGAGCAAGTGGCGCTGCCCAGATTACTCTTTTTGATTCCACTAATTTTAAAACCAAGTTCGCCAGTGAGGTGAAAAACTTTGACCCGCTTAATTATTTCGATAAAAAAGAGGCGAAAAAGATGGATAGAAATTCTCAGTTTGGGCAGATTGCTGCAAGAGAAGCTATCGCTCACGGACGACTTATTGAAGACAATGTCGATAAAAATCGCGTTGGTGTGATCTGGGGATCAGGAATCGGCGGGCTGGAGACTTTTGAACAAGAAGTTTTAGGTTTTGCAGAATCCAAAGGTATTCCGAGATTCAATCCTTTCTTTATTCCAAAAATGATTGCGGACATTACGCCAGGAAATATTTCTATTGAATATGGTTTCCACGGGCCTAATTATACAACTGTTTCTGCTTGTGCTTCTTCTGCCAATGCTTTGATCGATGCTAAAATGCTTATCAACTTAGGCAAAGCGGACGTCATTGTTTGTGGAGGTTCAGAAGCGGCTGTTACAGCGAGCGGAATGGGAGGTTTCAACGCAATGCACGCACTTTCTACAAGAAACGATGATCCAAAAACGGCTTCCAGACCATTTGACAAAGACAGAGATGGATTTGTATTGGGCGAAGGCGCTGGCTGTATCATCCTTGAAGAATACGAACACGCAAAAAAACGAGGTGCAACAATCTATGCAGAATTAGCTGGTGGCGGAATGAGTGCTGATGCACATCATATGACAGCTCCACACCCTGAAGGACTTGGCGCTTATCTGGTAATGAAAAATTGCTTGGAAGATGCCGGTGTAACTGCCGATGAAGTAGATCATATCAACATGCATGGTACATCTACTCCACTGGGAGACATCGCAGAATCTAACGCGATTGCAAAATTATTTGGAGAACACGCTTTCAACATTCAGATCAATTCTACAAAATCAATGACTGGTCACCTATTGGGAGCGGCCGGCGTTATTGAAGCTATTGCAGCATTACACGCCATTATCCACGGTATTGTTCCACCAACAATCAATCACTTTACTGATGATGAAAACATCGACCCAAGATTGAATTTTACATTCAATACTGCGGTTGAAAAGGTAGTTAACATCGCAATGAGTAATACTTTTGGTTTCGGAGGCCACAATGCTTGCGTTCTTTTCAAAAAAATATAA
- the rnc gene encoding ribonuclease III — protein sequence MELKNYFSKFLLKNRAQKLSEKDILFRKNISNIVGYNIHDIEIFKEAFSLKSSSKSTNKKNYERLEFLGDSVLGTIISCHLFQTYPNENEGFLTQMKSKIVNRKNLNKLGEDLKLSSLLQADTSQTILSENISGNLLEALIGALYLDIDYEFCKKIVLDRILTPSTINKLENKIISYKGLLLEWSQKKKIPIKYETCEEIQPNKVTVFRCHVWLHNERIANAVETSKKKAEEKAAQRAFYVLSKKENIIEHQKTIS from the coding sequence ATGGAGTTGAAAAATTATTTTTCTAAATTCCTTCTTAAAAACAGAGCACAAAAACTTTCGGAAAAAGATATTCTTTTTCGCAAAAACATTTCAAACATCGTTGGTTATAATATCCACGATATAGAAATCTTTAAAGAAGCTTTTTCTTTGAAATCGTCTTCAAAAAGCACGAATAAAAAAAATTACGAACGTCTTGAGTTTTTAGGGGATTCTGTTTTAGGAACCATTATTTCTTGTCATCTTTTTCAAACCTACCCGAATGAAAACGAAGGATTTCTCACGCAGATGAAATCCAAAATCGTGAATAGGAAAAACCTCAACAAACTGGGAGAAGATCTTAAATTAAGTTCCCTTTTACAAGCTGACACAAGCCAGACAATTCTCAGTGAAAATATTTCAGGAAACCTGTTGGAGGCACTAATTGGTGCGCTTTATCTGGACATTGATTACGAATTTTGTAAGAAGATTGTCTTAGACAGAATTCTTACACCTTCTACAATCAATAAACTGGAAAATAAAATCATCAGCTACAAAGGATTATTATTAGAATGGAGTCAAAAGAAAAAGATTCCTATCAAATATGAAACCTGCGAAGAAATCCAGCCTAACAAAGTCACGGTTTTCCGTTGTCACGTGTGGCTTCATAACGAGAGGATTGCCAATGCTGTTGAAACTTCTAAAAAGAAAGCAGAGGAAAAAGCGGCACAGAGAGCATTTTACGTTTTGAGTAAGAAAGAAAACATTATTGAGCATCAAAAAACAATATCTTAA
- a CDS encoding IPExxxVDY family protein, which yields MSIKKQYLKLEEDLTEINVGLIRLAKPIPEHELFFFINDINTFKFRRVDDILIKGEYFDHSFSRYQAYDKSSKNCYSFISNKSIVSIQKKEQNQLFSDESNIKFLLNLHQDVDYILTNSDMFAEFSLILLPENFVFQIQEYPLSSEEELYQLIQYYE from the coding sequence TTGAGCATCAAAAAACAATATCTTAAACTAGAAGAAGATCTTACAGAGATCAACGTCGGATTGATTAGACTTGCAAAACCAATCCCGGAACACGAATTGTTTTTTTTCATCAATGACATCAATACTTTCAAATTCAGACGTGTTGATGATATCTTAATAAAAGGCGAATATTTCGACCATTCTTTTTCCCGCTATCAGGCTTACGACAAATCGTCCAAAAACTGCTACAGCTTCATTTCCAACAAATCGATTGTCTCAATTCAGAAAAAAGAGCAGAATCAGCTTTTTTCAGATGAATCAAATATTAAATTTCTACTAAATCTGCATCAAGACGTGGATTACATTTTAACTAATTCCGATATGTTTGCGGAATTTTCGTTAATTTTGCTTCCGGAAAATTTTGTATTCCAAATTCAAGAATATCCATTGAGCTCTGAAGAAGAGCTTTATCAATTAATTCAATATTATGAATAA
- the pyk gene encoding pyruvate kinase, protein MNKNLKKTKIIATLGPASSSKETMIQMIQAGVDVFRINFSHADYELVLKNVNIIREINKEYGYSVSILGDLQGPKLRVGVVKEGSFLNPGDILTFTNEKIEGDSTRVYMTYQQFPQDVKVGERILIDDGKLVFEVIETNNLDTVRAKTIQGGPLSSKKGVNLPNTNVSLPALTEKDIEDANFMLDHEFDWIALSFVRHAQDIIDLKDLMAKHPTNKTKTPIIAKIEKPEGVKNIDEILLECDCLMVARGDLGVEVPMEQVPVIQKNLVNKARLYAKPVIIATQMMETMINILTPTRAEVNDVANSVLDGADAVMLSGETSVGKYPVEVVSNMAKIVKNIEKTALYSKLNHVIEEKINCVDERFITDKVCRSAVDIAKSTGAEAIVTLTSSGYTAFQISAHRPSSHIIVFSNNKRVITMLNLLWGVRAFHYDMEKSTDETVIQVNMLTHNYGFVEQGDYVINLNAMPVHNGGKTNTLRLSTI, encoded by the coding sequence ATGAATAAAAACCTTAAGAAAACAAAAATCATTGCAACACTAGGACCAGCATCTTCCAGCAAGGAAACGATGATCCAAATGATCCAAGCCGGTGTTGATGTGTTTAGAATAAACTTTTCACATGCTGATTACGAATTGGTGTTGAAAAATGTCAATATCATCCGTGAGATCAACAAAGAATATGGTTACTCTGTATCTATTCTTGGAGATTTGCAAGGACCAAAACTAAGAGTTGGTGTTGTAAAAGAAGGATCTTTCCTTAATCCTGGAGACATCCTGACTTTTACCAACGAAAAAATCGAAGGAGATTCTACAAGAGTTTACATGACTTATCAACAGTTTCCTCAAGACGTAAAAGTTGGAGAGAGAATCTTGATCGATGATGGTAAATTGGTTTTCGAAGTGATCGAAACTAATAACCTAGACACAGTAAGAGCAAAAACAATCCAAGGTGGACCTTTGAGTTCTAAAAAAGGGGTAAACCTTCCTAATACGAACGTTTCTTTGCCTGCATTAACAGAAAAAGATATCGAGGATGCAAACTTTATGTTGGATCACGAATTTGACTGGATTGCATTATCTTTCGTACGTCACGCTCAGGATATCATCGATCTTAAAGATTTGATGGCAAAACATCCAACCAACAAAACAAAAACGCCAATCATCGCAAAAATCGAGAAACCAGAAGGTGTGAAAAACATCGATGAGATCTTGTTGGAATGCGACTGTCTAATGGTTGCCAGAGGAGATCTAGGTGTAGAAGTTCCTATGGAGCAAGTACCAGTGATCCAGAAAAACTTGGTGAATAAAGCTAGACTTTATGCTAAACCTGTTATCATCGCAACTCAGATGATGGAAACAATGATCAATATCCTGACGCCTACAAGAGCGGAAGTGAATGACGTTGCCAACTCTGTACTTGATGGTGCTGATGCGGTAATGCTTTCAGGAGAAACTTCTGTTGGAAAGTATCCTGTAGAAGTGGTAAGCAATATGGCGAAAATCGTGAAGAACATTGAGAAAACAGCACTTTACTCAAAACTAAACCACGTGATCGAAGAAAAGATCAATTGTGTAGATGAGCGTTTCATCACAGATAAAGTTTGTCGTTCTGCAGTAGATATTGCAAAATCTACAGGAGCTGAGGCTATTGTGACTTTGACTTCTTCTGGTTACACGGCGTTCCAGATCTCTGCACACAGACCATCTTCTCACATCATCGTTTTCAGTAACAACAAACGAGTGATCACGATGCTGAACCTACTTTGGGGTGTAAGAGCTTTCCATTACGACATGGAAAAGTCTACGGACGAAACGGTTATCCAAGTAAATATGTTGACGCATAACTATGGATTTGTAGAGCAAGGTGACTATGTCATTAACTTAAATGCAATGCCGGTTCACAATGGTGGAAAAACAAATACATTGAGATTATCAACGATATAA
- a CDS encoding S8 family peptidase: MKKVILSVGMLFSFYFSNAQNLKLKNEFAKQRLINEDKLDSFLSKSSKYSGKEKDSLKKNLAGFAGQIPVFYSTEETSANATANVDELQAGSVPGISSPVTGNGIKITVFDAGRIQDTHEQFNSRAVNQEAATEAKHYHGTNVNSILIGNGTATGNFTQSSVAYPKANAKGILPQGTTDNYMFAATALGNNYQKLATLPNLNISNHSYGVNLGWLQSGSSYYWYGNYELNHQDTYSGAYYENDYNFDKIVYAQPQQIIVKSTGNYYGVGPSANSPKYKYIIATQSWVPFAAGDEIPPANCSQGYNCIGYGSLSKNIIVVGAVNQLPGNHKYNQASDVVKGSFSSAGPRKDGAVKPDLTAVGVDMIMANYTNASPNATNQYVLNFGTSYAAPMVSGIAGALTQIQRNISGNSSFTFDADEMKALLTHTANEAGRPGPDVWYGWGLVDGRKAALVLANKLNEEAYFDKDSLQSGIKFTKEITARGNEPLKVSISWIDPAIAPFTTDIDLQQNTTSRIVNDLDLRVVEVSSGNVYYPWKLDVSNPNANATKGDNTVDNVEQIVIDNPLANEIYRIEVSNKNSLVDQDGNASTQDFAWVATGTKKATLATGNSVLDEVKIYPTKTKDMINIVAPTEVERVALFDMNGKLIFENLKASKSQTISLSRFPNSIYILTVKTKTGVISKKIIKE; this comes from the coding sequence ATGAAAAAAGTTATACTAAGCGTTGGAATGTTGTTTTCTTTTTATTTTTCTAATGCTCAGAATCTTAAACTGAAAAATGAATTTGCCAAGCAAAGATTGATAAATGAAGATAAGTTGGACAGCTTTTTATCCAAATCCTCAAAGTATTCTGGCAAGGAAAAAGACAGTCTGAAAAAAAATCTTGCTGGTTTTGCCGGGCAGATTCCAGTTTTCTATTCAACCGAAGAAACTAGTGCTAATGCTACTGCAAATGTAGACGAATTACAGGCAGGATCTGTTCCAGGAATTTCTTCACCTGTCACTGGAAATGGTATCAAGATCACTGTTTTTGATGCAGGAAGAATCCAGGATACGCACGAGCAGTTTAATAGCAGAGCCGTTAATCAGGAAGCTGCAACAGAAGCCAAACATTATCACGGCACAAACGTTAACAGTATTTTGATAGGGAATGGAACTGCAACTGGAAATTTCACACAGAGTAGTGTTGCTTATCCTAAAGCTAACGCTAAAGGGATCCTACCACAAGGAACAACGGATAATTACATGTTTGCTGCAACGGCTTTAGGCAATAATTACCAAAAACTGGCAACTTTGCCAAATCTTAATATTTCCAATCATTCTTATGGTGTCAATCTCGGCTGGCTGCAATCTGGCAGTTCTTATTATTGGTATGGAAATTATGAACTGAATCATCAGGATACCTATTCCGGTGCCTATTATGAGAATGACTATAATTTTGATAAAATTGTTTATGCCCAGCCTCAACAGATCATTGTAAAATCTACTGGCAATTATTACGGTGTTGGCCCATCTGCTAATTCCCCGAAATACAAATATATTATAGCGACACAATCTTGGGTTCCTTTTGCTGCAGGTGACGAAATTCCGCCTGCCAATTGCAGTCAAGGTTATAACTGTATTGGTTATGGCTCACTGTCCAAAAATATTATTGTTGTAGGAGCGGTAAATCAACTGCCAGGCAATCACAAATATAATCAGGCTAGTGATGTCGTAAAAGGCAGCTTCAGCAGTGCTGGTCCAAGAAAGGACGGTGCTGTGAAACCTGACCTCACTGCAGTTGGTGTAGATATGATTATGGCAAATTATACCAATGCAAGTCCCAACGCAACCAACCAATATGTACTGAACTTTGGTACATCTTACGCGGCACCTATGGTTTCTGGTATTGCTGGCGCATTGACTCAGATTCAAAGAAATATTTCGGGAAACAGTAGTTTTACATTTGATGCGGACGAAATGAAAGCCCTACTGACGCACACCGCTAACGAAGCCGGAAGACCTGGTCCTGATGTGTGGTACGGTTGGGGACTAGTTGATGGTAGAAAAGCGGCACTGGTTCTTGCTAATAAATTAAATGAAGAAGCTTATTTTGATAAAGATAGTTTGCAGTCAGGCATTAAATTTACCAAAGAGATCACGGCGCGAGGCAATGAGCCTTTGAAAGTTAGCATCTCGTGGATAGATCCTGCAATTGCTCCTTTTACAACAGATATTGATCTTCAGCAGAACACCACGTCCAGAATAGTGAATGATCTTGATCTTAGAGTGGTAGAAGTAAGTTCTGGAAATGTTTATTATCCGTGGAAACTGGATGTCAGTAATCCGAATGCAAATGCTACAAAAGGCGATAACACTGTTGATAATGTAGAACAAATTGTTATTGATAATCCTTTGGCAAATGAAATCTATAGGATAGAAGTTAGTAATAAAAATAGTTTGGTAGATCAGGATGGAAATGCATCTACTCAGGATTTTGCTTGGGTTGCAACAGGAACAAAAAAAGCAACTTTAGCCACTGGTAATTCTGTGTTGGATGAAGTAAAAATCTATCCGACGAAAACAAAAGATATGATCAATATAGTAGCACCAACTGAAGTAGAAAGGGTAGCTCTTTTTGATATGAACGGAAAATTGATTTTTGAAAATCTTAAAGCTTCAAAATCTCAAACAATTAGTTTGAGCAGATTTCCAAATTCTATTTACATCTTAACAGTGAAAACCAAAACTGGCGTGATATCTAAGAAAATCATTAAAGAATAA